One Setaria viridis chromosome 3, Setaria_viridis_v4.0, whole genome shotgun sequence DNA window includes the following coding sequences:
- the LOC117848994 gene encoding pathogenesis-related protein PRB1-3 produces MAGLLLLAVDAVALALLILAAPTAPHSLDGLFSGYGGGSPQHQQADPTPEHEHHVPADGALAHEFLEAHNNLRARYGVPPLRWSSKLARYARRWSSLRRFDCVVMHSPASPYGENVFWGTGSNWRATDAVASWASEASYFDWRAQACHPGQVCGHFTQLVWNDTEYVGCGRSQCFVGGVFITCSYDPPGNWKGEVPLT; encoded by the coding sequence ATGGcggggctcctcctcctcgccgtcgacgccgtGGCCCTGGCGCTGCTGATCctcgccgcccccaccgccccgCACTCGCTTGACGGCCTATTCtccggctacggcggcggctccccgcAGCACCAGCAGGCCGATCCGACGCCGGAGCACGAGCACCACGTCCCCGCCGACGGCGCGCTGGCGCACGAGTTCCTGGAGGCCCACAACAACCTGCGCGCCAGGTACGGCGTGCCGCCGCTCCGGTGGAGCAGCAAGCTGGCCCGGTACGCGCGGCGGTGGTCGTCGCTGCGCCGCTTCGACTGCGTCGTGATGCACTCGCCGGCGTCGCCCTACGGCGAGAACGTGTTCTGGGGCACCGGCAGCAACTGGCGCGCCACCGACGCCGTCGCCAGCTGGGCCAGCGAGGCGTCCTACTTCGACTGGCGCGCGCAGGCGTGCCACCCGGGCCAGGTCTGCGGCCACTTCACGCAGCTCGTCTGGAATGACACCGAGTACGTCGGGTGCGGCAGGTCCCAGTGCTTCGTCGGCGGCGTCTTCATCACCTGCTCCTACGACCCGCCGGGGAACTGGAAGGGGGAGGTGCCGCTCACCTGA
- the LOC117849483 gene encoding UDP-glucose 4-epimerase 1, producing the protein MVSAVLRTILVTGGAGYIGSHTVLQLLQQGFRVVVVDNLDNASEVALVRVAELAGHNGGNLVFHKVDLRDRQALEDIFSSHRFEAVIHFAGLKAVGESVQKPLHYYDNNLIGTITLLEVMAAHGCKKLVFSSSATVYGWPKEVPCTEEFPLCATNPYGRTKLVIEDICRDVHRSDPDWKIILLRYFNPVGAHPSGYIGEDPSGVPNNLMPYVQQVAVGRRPHLTVYGTDYNTKDGTGVRDYIHVVDLADGHIAALRKLYEDSDKIGCEVYNLGTGKGTSVLEMVAAFEKASGKKIPLVFAGRRPGDAEIVYAATAKAEKELKWKAKYGIEEMCRDLWNWASKNPYGYSGSSENGN; encoded by the exons atggtgtCCGCCGTGCTGAGGACCATCCTGGTGACGGGCGGCGCCGGGTACATCGGCAGCCACACCGTGCTGCAGCTGCTCCAGCAGGGcttccgcgtcgtcgtcgtcgacaaCCTCGACAACGCCTCCGAGGTCGCCCTCGTCCGCGTCGCCGAGCTCGCCGGACACAACGGTGGCAACCTCGTCTTCCACAAG GTTGACCTTCGCGACAGGCAGGCGCTCGAGGACATCTTCTCGTCCCACAG GTTTGAAGCTGTGATTCACTTTGCTGGGCTCAAAGCTGTTGGCGAGAGCGTGCAGAAGCCCCTGCATTACTATGACAACAACCTCATCGGCACCATCACCCTCCTCGAGGTGATGGCTGCACATGGCTGCAAGAAG CTGGTGTTCTCGTCATCCGCAACTGTTTATGGGTGGCCCAAGGAAGTGCCATGCACTGAAGAATTCCCCCTTTGCGCCACCAACCCCTATGGGCGAACCAAG CTTGTGATTGAAGATATCTGCCGTGATGTCCACCGTTCAGACCCTGACTGGAAGATCATACTGCTTAGATACTTCAACCCTGTTGGTGCTCATCCAAGCGGATACATTGGTGAAGACCCCTCTGGAGTCCCAAACAACCTGATGCCCTATGTTCAGCAAGTTGCTGTTGGGAGGAGACCTCACCTGACAGTTTATGGGACGGACTACAACACAAAGGATGGAACTGGG GTGCGTGATTACATCCACGTTGTTGACCTGGCTGATGGGCACATAGCAGCTCTGAGGAAGCTCTACGAAGACTCAGACAAAATAG GGTGTGAAGTATACAATCTGGGCACAGGAAAGGGTACGTCAGTGCTGGAAATGGTGGCTGCATTTGAGAAGGCTTCTGGCAAG AAAATCCCTCTGGTGTTTGCTGGGCGAAGACCTGGAGATGCGGAGATTGTTTATGCCGCAACGGCCAAGGCCGAGAAGGAGTTGAAATGGAA GGCAAAGTACGGGATTGAGGAGATGTGCAGAGACCTGTGGAACTGGGCAAGCAAGAACCCCTACGGGTATTCCGGATCAAGCGAGAACGGCAACTGA
- the LOC117850784 gene encoding uncharacterized protein — MAARPVLLVAPAMALLLALLLSGIPPSAPDPFASHPLGELLTKAGTANATSSSTNSSKSLAPAPAPPPPSASDLAKQKEKQRQRQEEEKALDAAFREYGRAHSVVSPTNGTGSYKGMAREFVDAHNEARARYGVPPIRWDKKLARHARRWCNAVRGHCELIHSVTKKEGYGESIYLSQEDWNATATDAVKFWATEEPIYDKATGNCTGGLPFRECGHFALMVDKRNQWVGCARSECVKGGVFISCNYYIHDPSKSKSSDVEN, encoded by the coding sequence ATGGCGGCGCGCCCAGTCCTCCTcgtggcgccggcgatggccctgctcctcgccctcctcctctccggcaTCCCGCCCTCCGCCCCGGACCCCTTCGCCAGCCACCCCCTCGGAGAGCTCCTCACCAAGGCGGGCACCgccaacgccacctcctcctccaccaactcGTCCAAGTCGTtagcgcccgcgcccgcgccgccgccgccgtcggcgagcGACCTGGCGAAGCAGAAGGAGAAGCAGAGGCagcggcaggaggaggagaaggcgctGGACGCGGCGTTCCGGGAGTACGGGCGGGCCCACTCGGTGGTGTCCCCGACCAACGGCACGGGCTCGTACAAGGGCATGGCCCGGGAGTTCGTGGACGCCCACAACGAGGCCCGGGCCCGCTACGGGGTGCCGCCCATCCGGTGGGACAAGAAGCTGGCCCGGCACGCGCGGCGGTGGTGCAACGCCGTGCGGGGCCACTGCGAGCTCATCCATTCCGTCACCAAGAAGGAGGGCTACGGCGAGAGCATCTACCTGAGCCAGGAGGACTGGAACGCCACCGCCACGGACGCCGTCAAGTTCTGGGCCACGGAGGAGCCCATCTACGACAAGGCCACTGGCAACTGCACCGGCGGCCTCCCCTTCAGAGAGTGCGGCCACTTCGCGCTCATGGTGGACAAGAGGAACCAGTGGGTCGGTTGCGCCCGCTCCGAGTGCGTCAAGGGCGGCGTCTTCATCTCCTGCAACTACtacatccatgatccatccaagTCAAAATCAAGTGACGTGGAAAATTGA
- the LOC117847061 gene encoding sm-like protein LSM8, which translates to MASGGPALESLVNQVISVITNDGRNIVGTLRGFDQATNIILDESHERVYSTKEGVQQLVLGLYIIRGDNISVVGEVDEDLDARLDLSKLRAHPLKPVIH; encoded by the exons ATGGCGTCCGGAGGCCCGGCGCTCGAGTCTCTCGTCAACC AGGTCATCTCCGTCATCACCAACGATGGCCGCAACATCGTG GGCACGCTCAGAGGATTTGACCAGGCCACCAACATTATCCTCGACGAGTCCCACGAGAGGGTCTATTCGACAAAG GAGGGAGTCCAGCAACTTGTTCTTGGTTTGTACATTATCAGGGGTGACAACAT AAGCGTTGTGGGTGAGGTGGATGAAGACCTGGATGCAAGGTTGGATCTGTCGAAGCTACGAGCGCACCCACTGAAGCCAGTCATCCACTGA
- the LOC117848322 gene encoding notchless protein homolog produces MDSQAPPPAAATDANTSVMCQLVSPEGDHLGAALYLPQNVGPPQLQEIVNHLLHNEDKLPYAFYIGDEELSVQLGTYMQQKNANVEVTLRIVYQPQALFRIRPVNRCSATIAGHTEAVLAVSFSPDGKCLASGSGDTTVRFWDLDTQTPLFTCKGHKNWVLCISWSPDGKHLVSGSKTGELILWDPKTGKQLGSPLMGHRKWITAVSWEPAHLQAPCRRFVSASKDGDARIWDITTRKCVISLTGHTNSVTCVKWGGDGLIYTGSEDCLIKVWETTQGKLVKTLQGHGHWVNSLALSTEYVLRTGAYDHTGKTYSTAEEMKEAALARYKKMRGNAPERLVSGSDDFTMFLWEPTISKQPKARMTGHQKLVNHVYFSPDGQWLASASFDKSVKLWNGITGKFVAAFRGHVADVYQISWSADSRLLLSGSKDSTLKVWDIRTHKLKQDLPGHADEVYAVDWSPDGEKVASGGKDRVLKLWMN; encoded by the exons ATGGACAGCCAAGCCCCTCCTCCCGCTGCCGCTACCGATGCCAACACCAGCGTCATGTGCCAGCTGGTCAGTCCCGAAGGCGACCATCTCGGTGCGGCGCTCTACCTGCCGCAGAACGTCGGCCCCCCGCAGCTCCAGGAGATTGTGAATCACCTCCTCCACAAT GAGGACAAGCTGCCCTATGCATTTTACATTGGAGATGAAGAGCTCTCTGTCCAGCTGGGCACTTACATGCAGCAAAAGAACG CCAATGTTGAGGTTACTCTGCGCATAGTATATCAGCCACAAGCACTTTTCCGAATTAGGCCAGTCAACCGTTGTTCTGCTACGATTGCTG GTCACACAGAAGCCGTACTTGCTGTTTCTTTTAGCCCTGATGGAAAATGTTTGGCGAGTGGTTCAGGTGACACCACTGTTCGCTTTTGGGACCTTGATACACAGACTCCATTGTTCACATGCAAAG GACACAAAAATTGGGTTCTCTGCATTTCGTGGTCGCCTGACGGAAAACATCTTGTTAGTGGAAGCAAGACAGGAGAGCTTATATTATGGGACCCAAAAACTGGGAAGCAATTGGGCTCCCCACTTATG GGACACAGGAAATGGATTACTGCTGTATCTTGGGAGCCAGCCCATTTGCAAGCTCCATGCCGCCGCTTTGTAAGTGCAAGCAAGGATGGTGATGCTCGCATCTGGGATATCACCACAAGGAAATGTGTTATTTCCCTTACAGGTCACACTAATTCAGTGACCTGTGTCAAGTGGGGTGGTGATGGTTTGATTTATACAGG TTCTGAAGATTGTTTGATCAAAGTATGGGAAACAACTCAGGGAAAGTTGGTTAAAACATTGCAG GGTCATGGGCACTGGGTGAATTCGCTTGCCTTGAGCACGGAATATGTTCTCCGAACTGGAGCATATGACCATACTGGCAAGACATACTCAACCGCAGAGGAAATGAAAGAG GCAGCTCTCGCGAGATACAAGAAGATGAGGGGTAATGCTCCTGAGAGACTAGTTTCTGGTTCTGATGATTTTACGATGTTTCTTTGGGAACCAACGATTAGTAAACAACCTAAAGCTCGCATGACTGGTCATCAGAAG CTCGTGAACCATGTGTACTTTTCCCCTGATGGGCAATGGTTGGCAAGTGCCTCCTTTGATAAATCCGTCAAGTTGTGGAACGGTATCACGGGAAAGTTTGTTGCAGCTTTCAGAGGGCATGTTGCAGATGTCTACCAGATCAG CTGGTCTGCTGACAGTAGGCTTCTGCTAAGTGGAAGCAAGGATTCCACCCTAAAG GTTTGGGATATTCGAACGCACAAGTTGAAACAAGACCTACCAGGCCACGCGGATGAG GTGTACGCCGTGGATTGGAGCCCTGACGGTGAAAAGGTGGCGTCTGGTGGGAAGGATCGGGTCCTCAAGCTTTGGATGAACTGA
- the LOC117848323 gene encoding 26S proteasome regulatory subunit RPN13, with translation METYSPAGLSGWLLLLLSDSTPGISREPTEATPRQARVPNPQAATAAAAASLPLVVLPSLSPPLLKPSWAAAERTSDPSRLVVQEALERILCGDPLFWSMESSEPLQDVMCEFRAGKMSLEGTRVVPDTRKGLVRVGRGEEGLVHFQWLDRGQNIVEDDQIVFPDEAVFEKVSESSGRVYILKFKHDNRKFFFWMQEPNADGDSQICIQVNAYINRPLDAEADLAVPIEAEMSEDTADDDISSRAGNLVDQSMTADLAGEVTSAAGPVRLEDLQRILSAIQPSGAAADPDAGLGLGDILKPDLVLPLIENLPIEQLASHLPEGSWTPSDILELLQSPPLRQQLDAFTHVLRTGQIDLAQFGVDPSKYKFTVVSFLEALEDSVAKAGSSSASGDKDVEPKRGGGNDPMDES, from the exons ATGGAAACGTACAGCCCGGCTGGCCTGTCTGgctggcttcttcttcttctctccgACTCCACCCCAGGGATCAGCCGAGAGCCGACCGAGGCGACACCGCGACAGGCGAGAGTCCCCAACCCacaagccgccaccgccgccgccgccgcctcccttcctctcgtcgtcctcccctctctctctccccctctgcTAAAACCGAGCTGGGCTGCTGCGGAGAGGACTTCTGATCCGTCCAGGCTTGTGGTACAGGAAGCTCTTG AGCGTATACTTTGCGGTGATCCCCTTTTTTGGTCGATGGAGAGCAGTGAACCTCTACAG GATGTCATGTGTGAGTTTCGTGCGGGTAAGATGTCTCTTGAGGGGACACGAGTGGTTCCAGACACACGCAAGGGACTTGTCCGTGTTGGTAGG GGTGAAGaaggcttagtccattttcaGTGGCTTGATCGCGGACAGAACATAGTTGAAGAT GATCAAATTGTCTTTCCTGATGAGGCTGTCTTCGAGAAG GTGTCAGAATCTTCTGGAAGGGTTTACATCTTGAAGTTCAAGCACGACAACAGAAAATTTTTCTTCTGGATGCAG GAACCAAATGCTGATGGGGACTCCCAGATTTGCATCCAAGTTAACGCCTACATAAATCGGCCATTAG ATGCTGAGGCAGATCTTGCAGTGCCTATCGAAGCAGAAATGTCTGAAGATACAGCTGATGATGATATCTCTTCCAG AGCTGGGAATTTAGTTGATCAGAGCATGACTGCTGATCTGGCTGGTGAAGTGACATCTGCTGCTGGACCTGTACGCTTGGAGGACCTGCAGAGAATACTCAGTGCAATTCAGCCATCAG GTGCTGCAGCTGACCCTGATGCTG GACTAGGACTAGGAGACATCTTGAAGCCTGATTTGGTCTTGCCATTAATTGAGAACCTGCCCATTGAACAATTGGCATCACATCTTCCAGAG GGCTCATGGACCCCCAGTGATATCCTTGAGCTTCTCCAAAGTCCTCCTTTGCGTCAACAACTAGATGCATTCACCCAT GTGCTACGGACTGGGCAAATAGATCTTGCTCAATTTGGAGTTGACCCTAGTAAAT ATAAGTTCACAGTGGTCTCATTCCTGGAGGCTTTGGAAGACTCGGTTGCGAAAGCAGGATCCTCCTCCGCGTCTGGAGACAAGGATGTGGAACCCAAGCGAGGCGGCGGAAACGATCCCATGGACGAGAGCTGA